A genomic stretch from Terriglobus sp. RCC_193 includes:
- the murF gene encoding UDP-N-acetylmuramoyl-tripeptide--D-alanyl-D-alanine ligase codes for MTLTLGQVADWIHAEGDFDLQTQVYGYSIDSRTVGAGELFFAVQGERFDGHDFVASALKNGATAAVVSTHWVVPSEVDSTKLLRVPESEDCVLKALQGLARAVRRHWGKRVIGITGSAGKTTTKECVAAVLSAKFRVLKSAGNLNNGFGVPLQLLKLEPEHEVAVIEMGMNHAGEIAALARIAEPDWAVVSNVAPVHLEHFADGIKGIANAKHELVQALPENGIAFLNADDPYVSTFGRDREDHTRYFGLQAASANIRAGNVHSEGADGMSFTVQTARESLPAHIALLGEHNVYNALAGISVGLESGMQLNECIAALQQLHPADKRGEQILFRGARIINDSYNSNPRALNAMVDALMAVDATRHIVIAGEMLELGPEAATLHAQCGEYMKTRGVNAVIGVRGHAAELVRGAGDTALFVDTPEEAGTWMLENLREGDAVLLKASRGVQLERALTALGIQAAGH; via the coding sequence ATGACACTGACACTGGGCCAGGTGGCTGACTGGATTCACGCCGAAGGCGATTTCGACCTGCAAACGCAGGTCTACGGATACTCCATCGACTCGCGCACCGTCGGCGCAGGCGAACTCTTCTTCGCCGTGCAGGGCGAACGTTTCGATGGGCATGATTTTGTCGCCTCCGCATTGAAGAACGGTGCCACGGCTGCTGTAGTCAGCACCCATTGGGTCGTTCCATCCGAAGTCGACAGCACAAAACTGTTGCGTGTCCCCGAGAGTGAAGACTGCGTTTTGAAAGCGCTGCAGGGACTCGCGCGCGCAGTGCGGCGCCACTGGGGAAAACGTGTCATCGGCATTACCGGATCGGCAGGCAAGACCACCACAAAGGAATGCGTAGCCGCCGTGCTCTCTGCCAAGTTTCGCGTGCTCAAATCCGCAGGCAATCTGAATAACGGTTTCGGCGTACCTCTGCAACTGCTGAAACTTGAGCCGGAACATGAAGTGGCTGTGATTGAAATGGGCATGAACCACGCGGGTGAAATCGCTGCTCTGGCCAGGATCGCAGAACCGGACTGGGCTGTTGTCAGCAATGTTGCGCCAGTGCATCTGGAACATTTTGCAGACGGCATCAAGGGCATTGCGAATGCAAAGCACGAACTGGTGCAGGCTCTTCCGGAAAATGGCATAGCGTTTCTAAACGCAGACGATCCATACGTTTCCACCTTCGGTCGCGACCGCGAAGACCACACACGTTACTTCGGATTGCAGGCCGCATCCGCAAACATACGTGCCGGCAACGTGCATAGTGAAGGTGCCGACGGCATGAGTTTCACCGTGCAGACAGCCAGGGAATCGCTGCCTGCACACATTGCATTGCTTGGCGAACACAACGTCTACAACGCACTCGCAGGCATATCGGTTGGCCTGGAAAGCGGTATGCAGCTCAACGAATGCATCGCCGCTTTGCAGCAACTGCACCCGGCGGACAAGCGCGGCGAACAGATACTGTTCCGAGGCGCGCGCATCATCAACGACTCTTACAACAGCAATCCACGTGCTCTGAATGCCATGGTCGATGCGTTGATGGCCGTCGATGCCACGCGCCATATCGTCATCGCCGGAGAAATGCTGGAGCTAGGCCCGGAAGCTGCAACCCTGCACGCCCAATGCGGTGAATACATGAAGACACGCGGTGTCAATGCGGTCATCGGCGTCCGTGGCCACGCCGCGGAACTTGTTCGTGGTGCAGGCGATACCGCCCTCTTTGTCGACACACCGGAAGAAGCAGGCACATGGATGCTTGAAAATCTTCGCGAAGGCGATGCGGTTTTGCTCAAGGCATCCCGTGGCGTTCAACTCGAACGCGCACTTACGGCGCTCGGTATCCAGGCCGCCGGACATTAA
- the mraY gene encoding phospho-N-acetylmuramoyl-pentapeptide-transferase, which translates to MYPIFRVFRIFRYLTFRCVFASLTALAIGMLIGPFVIRRLREFQIGQYIRDEGPESHKKKTGTPTMGGVLICISILVPTLLWSDLSNPLVWITILSTTAFGAIGFADDYIKVVHKRNLGLTSLQKLLLQFIASFGVAASLVFLESRGMYSTRLVVPFIKQFRPDLIIGTFQHIHGLYWLSFLPFVVFVMLVISFSSNAVNLTDGLDGLAIGCTIIAAAALTVLTYVSGHMVFSDYLELQRMPLAGELTIFCGAMVGASIGFLWYNAHPAEVFMGDVGSLALGGAISTVAVLIKQELLLPFIGGVFILEAVSVMLQVGSYKLRGGKRIFKMAPLHHHFELSGWSESKVITRFWIMALVFALFALTTLKLR; encoded by the coding sequence ATGTACCCGATTTTCCGGGTCTTTCGCATCTTCCGCTATCTCACCTTCCGCTGTGTCTTTGCCAGCCTCACGGCGCTTGCCATCGGCATGCTCATCGGCCCATTTGTCATCCGGCGTCTGCGCGAATTTCAGATCGGCCAGTACATCCGCGACGAAGGCCCGGAGAGTCATAAGAAAAAGACCGGCACACCCACCATGGGCGGCGTGCTCATCTGCATCTCCATCCTTGTGCCAACGCTTCTCTGGAGCGACCTCTCCAACCCGTTAGTGTGGATAACGATTCTTTCCACCACAGCCTTCGGCGCCATTGGCTTTGCCGACGATTACATTAAGGTCGTTCACAAGCGGAACCTCGGACTCACCAGCCTCCAGAAGTTGTTGCTGCAATTCATCGCCAGCTTCGGCGTTGCGGCATCGCTTGTCTTCCTGGAATCGCGCGGCATGTATTCCACGCGGCTTGTCGTGCCGTTCATCAAACAGTTTCGGCCTGACCTGATCATCGGCACCTTCCAGCACATTCACGGCCTCTACTGGCTCAGCTTTCTGCCGTTCGTTGTGTTTGTGATGTTGGTCATCAGCTTCAGTTCCAACGCGGTAAATCTCACCGACGGTCTGGATGGACTCGCCATCGGCTGCACCATCATCGCCGCCGCTGCGCTCACCGTATTGACTTACGTCAGCGGCCACATGGTCTTCAGCGACTACCTCGAACTCCAGCGTATGCCGCTCGCAGGTGAACTCACAATCTTCTGCGGCGCCATGGTCGGCGCTTCCATCGGCTTCCTCTGGTACAACGCGCATCCGGCGGAAGTCTTCATGGGCGACGTCGGTTCGCTCGCACTCGGCGGCGCCATCTCTACCGTTGCCGTACTCATCAAGCAGGAACTGCTCCTGCCCTTCATCGGCGGCGTCTTCATTCTGGAAGCGGTCAGCGTCATGCTGCAGGTGGGCAGTTACAAACTGCGCGGCGGCAAACGCATCTTCAAAATGGCACCTCTCCACCATCACTTCGAGTTAAGCGGATGGAGCGAAAGCAAAGTCATCACCCGCTTTTGGATCATGGCGCTCGTCTTCGCCCTCTTCGCACTTACAACACTGAAGCTGCGGTAA
- the murD gene encoding UDP-N-acetylmuramoyl-L-alanine--D-glutamate ligase, whose translation MEFKGKRVLVVGLGKSGVSAALYLRKLGARVTVSDSRPSEALAKEIPALLDAGVMVESGGHGVLTFRRQDLIVLSPGVPLSTPEVQQSQRFGVPIIGEVELASLALQGRIIAITGSNGKTTTTSLVGHILLHADYETRIGGNIGLPVVEMVEGSTEKTWSVLEVSSFQLETIETFRPHIAAVLNITPDHLDRHGSFENYAAAKARITENQTPDDFLVLNAEDKPTQMVAAKTKAQIFWFSGVRRVKQGAFAHNDGIYFIAKEGGTPEPIMPLAEIPLRGAHNVENVLAAIVMAKLAGISTDEIREAVASFTAVDHRLQFVAKKRGVEYYNDSKATNVDATIKALESFPSGIRLILGGKDKASDYTQLLPLLKERTVAVYTIGAAADIIAKQIGDQVKLTPAGTLAEAVRLASESAQPGETVLLAPACASFDQFTSYEHRGRVFVELVKTLPE comes from the coding sequence ATGGAGTTCAAAGGCAAACGCGTCCTCGTCGTCGGTCTCGGCAAAAGCGGAGTCTCCGCCGCGCTGTATCTGCGTAAACTTGGCGCACGCGTTACGGTCAGCGACAGCCGACCCAGCGAAGCACTCGCCAAGGAAATCCCTGCTCTTCTGGATGCCGGCGTAATGGTGGAGAGCGGTGGGCACGGCGTGCTCACTTTTCGCCGTCAGGACCTCATCGTCCTCTCGCCTGGCGTGCCTCTTTCTACTCCGGAAGTGCAGCAGTCCCAGCGCTTCGGCGTGCCCATCATCGGCGAAGTCGAACTCGCATCCCTCGCCCTTCAAGGCAGGATCATCGCCATCACCGGCTCCAACGGCAAGACCACCACGACCTCGCTCGTTGGCCACATTCTGCTGCATGCCGATTACGAAACCAGGATCGGTGGCAACATCGGCTTGCCTGTCGTGGAGATGGTCGAAGGCTCTACCGAAAAGACATGGAGCGTTCTCGAAGTCTCCAGCTTCCAGCTTGAAACCATTGAGACTTTCCGCCCGCACATTGCTGCCGTGTTGAACATCACACCGGACCATCTCGATCGTCATGGATCGTTTGAGAATTACGCAGCAGCCAAGGCGCGCATTACAGAAAATCAAACGCCGGATGACTTCCTCGTTCTCAACGCGGAAGACAAACCCACGCAGATGGTGGCCGCAAAAACAAAGGCGCAGATTTTCTGGTTCAGCGGCGTTCGCCGAGTAAAACAGGGCGCATTCGCACACAACGACGGCATCTATTTCATCGCGAAAGAGGGCGGCACACCTGAGCCCATCATGCCGCTTGCTGAGATTCCATTGCGTGGCGCGCACAACGTGGAGAATGTTCTCGCCGCCATCGTCATGGCCAAACTCGCAGGCATCTCCACCGACGAAATTCGCGAAGCCGTCGCGTCTTTCACCGCCGTCGACCATCGCCTGCAATTCGTCGCAAAGAAGCGCGGCGTGGAGTATTACAACGACTCGAAGGCCACCAACGTTGACGCCACCATCAAGGCGCTTGAGTCGTTCCCCTCCGGCATCCGCCTCATCCTCGGCGGCAAAGACAAGGCATCCGATTACACGCAACTGCTCCCGCTACTAAAGGAGCGCACCGTCGCCGTGTACACCATCGGCGCGGCAGCAGACATCATCGCAAAACAGATTGGCGATCAGGTAAAGCTCACACCCGCAGGCACCCTGGCAGAGGCCGTCCGCCTTGCGTCAGAATCCGCTCAACCGGGAGAAACCGTACTCCTCGCTCCGGCGTGTGCCAGCTTCGACCAGTTCACCAGTTATGAACACCGCGGCCGTGTCTTTGTCGAGTTAGTCAAAACCCTGCCGGAGTAA
- the ftsW gene encoding putative lipid II flippase FtsW, which translates to MAKRVGVDKWLFGTVLALVFFGLVMIFSTSAILAKAQFGSPYHFVISQLIFAVLGIIALFILQRVDYRKYNNPKVVFPAIAITALLLLGVFFMGGMNGAHRWIRVGGLTLQPSELAKPLIVLFLAYFLQSRIHQMDDIKGTLIRAAAVPLLFILLIVKEPDLGTALVCAGVTGLMLALAGIRLRWIGIAAAAAAPVLYYMLFHVAFRRARMLAFMNPEADPRGAGFHILQSLIAVGSGGFFGKGLTEGMQKLFYLPEPQTDFIYATVCEELGLIGALCVLAAFAFLGYRGLRAAYLSTDPFARFLAFGMTSAILIQAFFNMSVVIALLPTKGIPLPFISSGGTSVFITLASMGVLLNITREID; encoded by the coding sequence ATGGCGAAGCGTGTCGGCGTGGATAAGTGGTTGTTTGGCACAGTGCTGGCACTGGTGTTCTTCGGCCTCGTGATGATCTTTTCCACCTCGGCTATCCTGGCCAAAGCCCAGTTCGGCTCGCCATATCACTTTGTCATCAGCCAGTTAATCTTTGCTGTCCTGGGCATCATCGCGCTCTTCATTCTCCAGCGGGTGGACTACCGCAAATACAACAACCCCAAGGTTGTCTTCCCGGCCATTGCTATTACGGCGTTATTGTTGCTCGGGGTCTTCTTCATGGGAGGCATGAATGGCGCACATCGCTGGATTCGCGTCGGCGGACTCACGCTGCAGCCGTCGGAATTAGCCAAGCCGCTCATCGTCCTCTTCCTCGCGTATTTCCTGCAAAGCCGCATCCACCAGATGGACGACATCAAGGGTACGCTCATCCGCGCTGCCGCCGTGCCGCTGCTCTTCATCCTGCTCATCGTTAAAGAGCCGGACCTTGGCACTGCCCTCGTCTGCGCAGGCGTCACAGGACTGATGCTCGCACTTGCAGGCATCCGCCTTCGCTGGATAGGCATTGCCGCCGCGGCTGCCGCTCCAGTTCTCTACTACATGCTCTTTCACGTGGCCTTCCGCCGTGCCCGTATGCTCGCCTTCATGAATCCTGAGGCAGATCCCCGCGGCGCCGGTTTCCACATCCTGCAGTCGCTTATCGCGGTGGGTTCCGGCGGCTTCTTCGGCAAAGGCCTTACGGAAGGCATGCAGAAGCTGTTCTATCTCCCCGAGCCGCAGACGGACTTCATCTATGCCACAGTGTGTGAAGAACTTGGCCTCATCGGCGCGCTGTGCGTGCTGGCAGCCTTCGCATTCCTCGGCTATCGCGGCCTGCGCGCTGCGTATTTGTCGACGGATCCCTTCGCGCGCTTCCTCGCCTTCGGCATGACGTCGGCCATCCTCATCCAGGCCTTCTTCAACATGAGCGTCGTCATCGCGCTGCTGCCCACCAAGGGCATCCCGCTGCCATTCATCTCGTCCGGCGGCACCAGCGTCTTCATCACGCTGGCCAGCATGGGCGTGCTGCTTAACATCACGCGCGAGATTGACTGA
- the murG gene encoding undecaprenyldiphospho-muramoylpentapeptide beta-N-acetylglucosaminyltransferase gives MAANDNLRVLIAGGGTGGHVIPALAIARELRDRHAAEVRLLGTPRGIETKLVPEAGFPLELMQVGQLANVSLLTRIKTLADLPLGILHCIRLLRSFRPQVVVGVGGYASGPAMIAATLLRISTLAYEPNAVPGMVNRVLGKRVSAAAVAFEETRSYFRNAEVTGVPVRSEIFQTGSLVTQPPRLLITAGSNGAKVFNDTVPLIAADLLTAIPHLTIVHQTGERAFAATETAYRNAGIPAERVTVLPFLKDMPQQLEQATLVLARSGSTVAELAAAGRPALLVPFPQAADDHQTKNALAMVRIGAAEMLPQAELTPDILRTRLIALLTAPGHLQKMSQAARSGAKPDALQNIGNRIVSLAR, from the coding sequence GTGGCTGCAAACGACAACCTGCGCGTTCTCATCGCAGGCGGTGGCACCGGCGGTCACGTTATCCCCGCGCTTGCCATCGCACGCGAACTGCGCGACCGTCACGCGGCTGAAGTGCGGTTGCTTGGGACACCGCGAGGCATCGAAACAAAGCTCGTTCCGGAAGCAGGCTTTCCACTCGAACTGATGCAGGTGGGCCAACTCGCCAACGTGTCATTGCTTACGCGCATCAAGACCCTCGCAGACCTCCCGCTCGGCATCCTTCACTGCATCCGTCTGTTGCGCAGCTTCCGTCCGCAGGTAGTAGTTGGAGTTGGTGGATACGCCAGCGGTCCTGCAATGATTGCAGCCACACTGCTGCGCATCTCCACGCTCGCATACGAGCCCAATGCCGTACCCGGCATGGTGAATCGCGTTCTCGGCAAACGCGTCAGCGCCGCAGCCGTAGCCTTTGAAGAAACGCGCAGTTACTTTCGCAACGCCGAAGTCACCGGCGTCCCCGTTCGCTCGGAAATCTTTCAGACTGGCTCACTGGTCACGCAGCCACCGCGTCTGCTCATCACCGCAGGCAGCAACGGCGCGAAGGTGTTCAATGACACAGTGCCTCTGATCGCCGCCGATCTTCTTACAGCCATTCCGCATCTCACCATCGTTCACCAGACAGGCGAGCGTGCCTTCGCTGCAACAGAAACGGCCTATCGCAACGCCGGTATCCCCGCGGAACGTGTGACGGTGTTGCCATTCCTGAAAGACATGCCGCAGCAACTCGAACAGGCCACGCTGGTGCTTGCACGCTCTGGCAGCACGGTGGCAGAACTCGCAGCAGCGGGACGTCCGGCATTGTTGGTTCCATTTCCGCAAGCGGCGGACGACCATCAGACCAAAAACGCCCTCGCCATGGTCCGCATCGGCGCAGCAGAGATGCTGCCGCAAGCGGAACTGACACCGGACATCCTCCGCACACGCCTGATCGCACTGCTCACTGCACCAGGACATCTGCAGAAGATGTCCCAGGCAGCCAGGTCCGGAGCAAAGCCAGATGCCTTGCAGAACATCGGCAATCGCATCGTCTCTCTCGCGCGCTAA
- a CDS encoding colicin transporter, with protein sequence MVIEMMKFGKFAAIAALSLAPVAALMTTNDAQAQVVVAASFGAPPAIPEYDQPVAPGDGYIWTPGYWAWDSAANDYYWVNGAWVMPPYTGALWTPGWWGPGYDSGWLWNAGYWGPTVGYYGGVNYGWGYFGVGFYGGYWNSGRFWYNRTYCHFGPGFGGRWYNGSYGGFRGNIRGGGPGFNGHPPANFRSAGFNGGRGFNGGNGFRGGVNGGNFNRGGQPGGSFNRGNGFAGQPGGANRYGQPGGQTRSFSQPGGNFNGARSFSSPGGNYGGGGRSFSAPSGGGNFGGGGGFSGGGGGGFHGGGGGGSRGGGGGGHR encoded by the coding sequence ATGGTGATTGAGATGATGAAGTTTGGAAAGTTTGCAGCGATTGCTGCCCTGTCTCTTGCTCCCGTGGCTGCGTTGATGACGACGAACGACGCGCAGGCCCAGGTGGTGGTTGCGGCCAGCTTTGGTGCTCCCCCGGCGATTCCCGAATACGACCAGCCCGTTGCTCCCGGCGACGGCTACATCTGGACGCCCGGCTACTGGGCATGGGATTCTGCGGCGAACGACTATTACTGGGTAAACGGCGCCTGGGTGATGCCTCCCTATACTGGCGCACTGTGGACGCCTGGTTGGTGGGGTCCTGGCTACGACAGCGGATGGCTGTGGAACGCGGGCTATTGGGGTCCAACCGTGGGCTACTACGGTGGCGTGAACTACGGCTGGGGCTACTTTGGTGTGGGCTTCTATGGCGGCTACTGGAACAGTGGACGCTTCTGGTACAACCGCACCTATTGCCACTTCGGACCGGGCTTCGGCGGTCGCTGGTACAACGGCAGCTACGGTGGTTTCCGTGGGAATATCCGCGGTGGTGGACCGGGGTTCAATGGACATCCTCCGGCGAACTTCCGCAGCGCTGGCTTCAACGGCGGACGCGGCTTTAACGGAGGGAATGGATTCCGCGGCGGCGTGAACGGTGGCAACTTCAACCGCGGCGGACAGCCCGGCGGATCGTTTAACCGTGGTAATGGATTTGCCGGTCAGCCGGGTGGTGCGAACCGCTATGGCCAGCCCGGTGGCCAGACCCGCAGCTTCTCGCAGCCAGGCGGCAACTTTAACGGAGCGCGGAGCTTTTCCTCACCCGGCGGTAACTACGGCGGTGGTGGACGCAGCTTCTCAGCACCTTCGGGTGGCGGCAACTTCGGTGGCGGTGGTGGCTTCAGCGGTGGCGGCGGTGGTGGATTCCACGGCGGCGGGGGCGGAGGTTCCCGTGGTGGTGGTGGCGGCGGTCACCGGTAA
- a CDS encoding colicin transporter, protein MTTLAIAAASLMATPTLRAQWGISVNVGVARVAPPPLPVMEQPFAPGDGYLWTPGYWAWDDQVQDYYWVDGEWVMAPETGLLWTPGYWAYGNSGYVWNAGYWGPEVGFYGGVNYGFGYFGTGYEGGYWNGNRFFYNTAINRVDMRFVHNTFVRPVGGDWNRGGARVSFNGGPGGLRMQPNRDEQRAMLDRRFGPTMTQRDRGFNRGVVSTPSNNGFRGGSPQDFRGNDGRGSDGRSNGFTGNTQQPARDGANRDGGNNGMRWSGGNDNQNRPPQVNTPNPPQRGFPQGGQVNTPNPPRREMPMDGGRGNNTVQPNAPVQRNFDRPAQNAQPNDFRGGASQAPQGGNRFGGGDRPNFSAPQGGHNMPSGIRSFGRF, encoded by the coding sequence GTGACAACTCTTGCTATTGCCGCAGCCAGCCTGATGGCCACGCCCACGCTGCGTGCGCAGTGGGGTATCTCAGTGAACGTGGGCGTGGCGCGGGTGGCACCGCCTCCGTTGCCGGTGATGGAACAACCCTTCGCGCCAGGCGATGGCTACCTCTGGACGCCCGGCTACTGGGCATGGGACGACCAGGTGCAGGATTACTACTGGGTGGACGGCGAGTGGGTGATGGCGCCGGAAACCGGCCTGCTGTGGACGCCCGGATATTGGGCTTATGGCAACAGCGGCTATGTATGGAACGCCGGATATTGGGGCCCGGAAGTGGGCTTCTATGGCGGCGTGAACTATGGCTTTGGCTATTTCGGGACCGGCTATGAGGGCGGCTACTGGAACGGCAACCGCTTCTTTTACAACACGGCGATCAACCGCGTGGATATGCGGTTTGTTCACAACACGTTTGTGCGGCCTGTGGGAGGCGACTGGAACCGTGGCGGCGCTCGCGTGTCGTTCAACGGTGGCCCCGGCGGACTGCGTATGCAGCCCAACCGCGATGAGCAACGCGCGATGCTGGATCGGCGCTTTGGGCCTACGATGACGCAGCGTGATCGTGGATTTAATCGCGGGGTGGTTTCTACTCCGTCGAATAATGGCTTCCGCGGTGGGAGTCCACAGGACTTCCGTGGAAATGACGGGCGCGGCAGCGATGGCCGTAGCAACGGGTTTACTGGCAACACGCAGCAGCCTGCGCGCGATGGAGCGAACCGCGACGGAGGCAACAATGGCATGCGCTGGTCCGGCGGCAATGACAACCAGAACCGGCCTCCGCAGGTGAACACGCCCAATCCTCCGCAGCGTGGGTTTCCGCAAGGGGGGCAGGTGAATACACCGAATCCTCCTCGCCGGGAGATGCCGATGGATGGTGGCCGGGGAAACAACACCGTTCAGCCGAACGCGCCGGTGCAGCGGAATTTCGATCGTCCGGCGCAGAATGCGCAGCCGAATGATTTCCGTGGCGGTGCTTCCCAGGCTCCGCAGGGCGGTAATCGGTTTGGTGGTGGGGATCGCCCGAACTTCAGTGCTCCTCAGGGTGGTCACAACATGCCCTCAGGTATACGCAGTTTTGGCAGATTCTAA
- the murC gene encoding UDP-N-acetylmuramate--L-alanine ligase yields the protein MFAAAQRVHFIGIGGIGMSGIAEILLSMGFPVSGSDLRTSPTTDRLKKLGAAIFVGHAAEQVRPADVVVISSAVAKDNPEVVEAQARHIPVIPRAEMLAELMRLKYGVAIAGMHGKTTTTSMVAAVLETGGLDPTVVVGGRVDMFGSNARPGQSQYLVAEADESDRSFLKLSPILAVVTNLDREHMENYRDMDDVEQCFVDFMNKVPFYGATTACIDDPLLRAILPRVTKRVMTYGESPEADFQLVMLPAEAESYSTFEVNARGIVLGPFKLHVPGKHNVLNATAAVAIGVELGVPPKQIAAGLSRFRGVDRRFQTKGEARGVTVIDDYGHHPTEIRATLQAARDVGYRRVHVLFQPHRYTRTRDLFEDFILAFKNADRVEVVDIYAASEQPIEGVSSGALVRAMRNAGIDANYAPSLEAGAQRVAEAAAKGEAILTLGAGSISQAGPMILEALRK from the coding sequence TTGTTCGCAGCGGCGCAGCGCGTACACTTTATCGGGATTGGCGGCATCGGCATGAGCGGCATCGCTGAGATCCTGCTTTCCATGGGTTTCCCTGTCAGCGGATCCGACCTCCGTACCTCGCCCACCACAGACCGCCTCAAGAAACTCGGCGCAGCCATCTTCGTCGGCCACGCCGCAGAACAGGTACGCCCCGCCGACGTCGTCGTCATCAGCTCGGCTGTCGCCAAGGACAATCCCGAAGTCGTCGAAGCCCAGGCCCGCCACATCCCCGTCATCCCCCGCGCTGAGATGCTCGCCGAACTGATGCGCCTGAAATACGGCGTCGCCATCGCTGGCATGCACGGCAAAACCACCACCACCAGCATGGTGGCGGCAGTGCTGGAGACAGGCGGCCTCGACCCCACCGTAGTGGTGGGCGGTCGCGTGGACATGTTCGGTTCCAACGCGCGTCCCGGCCAGTCGCAGTACCTCGTCGCAGAAGCCGATGAGAGCGACCGCAGCTTCCTCAAACTCTCGCCCATCCTCGCCGTTGTCACAAACCTTGATCGCGAACACATGGAAAACTATCGCGACATGGACGACGTGGAGCAGTGCTTCGTCGACTTCATGAACAAGGTCCCGTTCTACGGAGCCACCACCGCCTGCATTGACGACCCGCTCCTGCGCGCCATCCTTCCGCGCGTCACCAAGCGTGTCATGACTTACGGCGAAAGCCCCGAAGCAGACTTCCAGCTCGTCATGCTGCCCGCCGAAGCGGAAAGCTACTCCACCTTTGAAGTGAACGCACGCGGCATCGTGCTCGGCCCGTTCAAGCTGCATGTGCCCGGCAAACACAACGTCCTGAACGCAACGGCTGCCGTTGCCATTGGTGTGGAACTCGGTGTACCGCCAAAGCAGATCGCCGCAGGCTTATCGCGTTTTCGCGGCGTTGATCGCCGTTTCCAGACCAAAGGCGAAGCCCGCGGCGTCACCGTCATTGACGACTACGGTCACCACCCCACCGAAATTCGTGCCACGCTGCAGGCCGCGCGCGACGTAGGCTATCGTCGCGTCCATGTCCTCTTCCAGCCGCATCGTTATACGCGCACACGCGATCTCTTTGAAGATTTCATTCTCGCCTTCAAGAATGCGGATCGCGTGGAAGTAGTGGACATCTACGCCGCCAGCGAACAGCCCATCGAAGGCGTCTCTTCCGGTGCTCTCGTCCGCGCCATGCGCAACGCAGGCATCGACGCCAACTACGCACCCAGCCTCGAAGCCGGCGCACAACGCGTCGCAGAAGCTGCTGCCAAGGGCGAAGCCATTCTCACACTCGGCGCAGGCAGCATCTCGCAGGCAGGCCCCATGATCCTGGAAGCACTGCGCAAATAG